A portion of the Panthera tigris isolate Pti1 chromosome E1, P.tigris_Pti1_mat1.1, whole genome shotgun sequence genome contains these proteins:
- the RPL38 gene encoding 60S ribosomal protein L38: MPRKIEEIKDFLLTARRKDAKSVKIKKNKDNVKFKVRCSRYLYTLVITDKEKAEKLKQSLPPGLAVKELK, translated from the exons ATG CCTCGCAAGATTGAAGAAATCAAGGACTTTCTGCTCACGGCCAGGCGAAAGGATGCCAAGT CCGTCAAGATcaagaaaaataaggataatgtgAAGTTTAAAGTCCGATGCAGCAGGTACCTTTACACTTTGGTCATCACAgacaaagagaaggcagagaaactgaagcagtCCCTGCCCCCAG GTTTGGCAGTAAAGGAGCTGAAATGA